TGGCTTAATTTATCGTTCTGATCATTCTTTTCGTAGTTGTTCAAAAGTGAATTGTATTGACCATTTAATACTGTGATTTTTTTGATAATACTTATTGCATTTCCAATTTCGGCTTCATTTTTAACTGGTGCAGATTTTGTCGGTTCAGTTAATGTGTCTAGCGCTTTTAAAGCTTCGAGTTCTTGGCTGTTTTGTGCATTCACACTAAAAATTGCCATATTAAATAGTGTAACTAAAATTATTTTTTTCATTGTTTTAAAATTGTTTATGGTTTTACATTTTATCAGCAAACATTTTAATTCCAGTTTCTAAATCACCGTATTGATCTGCTAATAGTTCTATTTTTTCTTTTTCACTTTTTTCAGTGGTATAGGTTGCATATTCTTCTTTAGAAACATTCAGTCCGTAAATCGTTCCTTCATTACCCAGTCCTATAAAAACTTCTTTATATTTTCCTCCGGGTAAATTGTTTCTATTAAGAGATAGAATTTGTTCTTTTGCTTTGTCTGAAAGAGATAATGAAGCTTGAATTGCGTCGAAATCATTTGCGTACTCTCGCATATCAAGTAATATTTTAGCTCCGCAGTTTTTAAGTACTGTATCTTTGACAATTTTATTTCCAATAATATCATCTAGTTCCTGTGTAACTAGCCAAGCTTCCCCAAAGTGTTTACGAACTGTTTTAAAAAGATATTTTAGAAATTCTGCCATACCTTCTTTAGTAATAGCTTTCCAAGCTTCTTCTAGTAATAACACTTTTCTAGTTCCTTTTAAAAGCCTCATTTTGGTTATGAATGTGTCCATAATCATTAAGGTTACAATTGGAAATAAAATAGAGTGATCTTTAATATTATCTAGCTCAAATATTATTAACTTTTGATGTAGAAGATCAATATTCTCTTTTGAGTTTAAGAGATAATCATACTCCCCTCCTTGATAAAACATTCGTAATACATTTTCGAATGAATTTGCATTAATTAAGTTTGATTGTTTTGTGTCTGCAATTTTTGGAAAATAAACTTCTACCATGAATTTGTAGTAAGAATTAAAATCCATAAACTCATTAGTTTTATCTATATGGTCGTAATATTCATTCAACGCTTCACGGATAATTGCATCTTCGTCTTTTGTTTCATCACCTGCATTTTTTTTCCATAGCGTGAAAATCAGTTTTATTAAACTTTCCTTTTTTTCTATATTAATTTTATTTCTTGTAGCAGTAATTTTGACTTTTCCATTTGCATCATATTCCTCTTCTAAATCTCCTCTTTCAACATAAAATGGATTAAAGGAAATTGGTTTTTCAGTTGTGAATGTTAAATACGTCCCCCCTCTTAATTTACATAAGCGTTCATAGGAATCTCCGACATCAACAATTACCATGTGAGTATTAAAATCCAAATAGCTGTTTACCATATGGTTTGTTGTAAATGACTTTCCAGAACCAGATGGTCCAATAATCATTTTATTTCTATTTGTGGTAGTTCCAATTTTCATTGGTAAGTCAGATATATCCACATATAGTGGAGTACCATTATATCTGTCTGCCAATTGCATTCCAAATTCAGAGATATCATCTGTACTGGTTGTTTCGTAAATTGAAAGTGCAGAAGCTTGAATATCTAATAATTTAAATGTTTGGTCGAAATAACCTAAGTCTGCAATATTCCCTGGATAACAGCTTAACCAAAGGGGAAGAACTTCGTTCCATGCAACGTTTGGTCTAAAATTTATTGAATTAAAATTGGCAATAAGTTTATTTTGTAAAAACTCTAGATTTGACTGATCTGCGTCCCACAACATTACGTTACTATGATAAGAAACAGGGAAGTAACCTTCTTCTAACTTCTGAGCGTAACTTTGTGAATCCTCTAAATTTAAAGGATTAGCTGTGTCTTGTGCCAAGAAAGTTTTATTGTAATTGTCAATATTTTTTAACTCGATTTTTATATCTTCCTTACTTTCCTTTATCCAAACCTGATTTACTATGTGATTTTCTTTGAACCCTAACCCTATTGGATGATATATTGAAAACTTCACACTAGATTTATCAGTAGAAAATTTTGTATCTACATATGTGTTTTCATATTCATTTGGAAGACACTCTAAAGAATTTACTGCTAAGGAGCTGATAAAGTTTGTGCCAATTTTAGTTTTAGTTGAATCCTGGAATATCTCTGAAGAAAATTTAAGTTCTCCAAAATTCATATTTTCATATTGATCACATAAAGTTTCAATTTCTTTTCTGTCTAATCCTCTTAATTCAAAGGACTGTGATTCTTTAAAAATAGATTTAATACGCTCTACGGCTACGTCAAATTCATTTTTAACCTGTGTAGATTTTAGTTCCTTTGGAACAAAATTATTTTTGAATACCAAAGAAGTTAAAGAGTTGTTTTTTTTTATAGTCGGTGAAGACTGGCTAATTATTAAATAAGTTTTATGTTCCAGTAATGGAGCTTCATTGAACTTTGCTTTATATGCCGATTTTAAAAAATCGTCATTTCTATTTTGGATTTTATTACTATTAAATTTCTTTTTGAAATAGATATCCATTTTGTGAATTATGGTATAATCAGGAAGAACACTAAATATTGAATTAAATTCATTCATACATCTTTCATATTCTTTAGTAGACATAGTAAATATTGCAGGAAGTTTTAATTCAAATATTCGAGAATACGAACCAATCTTTGATAATATTGTATTATCATCATCTATCGTCCATATTGGACGAATACTATCTAGGTTAACTTGTTTCATAATTTTTTAGGCTTTATAACAAAGGTTTTTCTACAGCTACTTTTAAGAGATTTGTTTAAATCTCCTTTTGAAAGTTTCTTAAGATCATTGTACTTGTACAACAAAAAACACAACACAGCTAGAGTGAGTATTAATCGAACTAACATTGGAAAAGGAAAGATTAAAAAGATCAGTATCAGAAATAAACCTCCCCCGATAAACATTAGCATTGTTGTAAGGTATGTCCCCCGCACCCCTCTGAAGGATGCAGGAGAACCAACTCTTTTTCTAGGATTAAATTTCATTCCTTATACAGAGAATGTCGCTTTGATTATAAAACCTGCAGCGATCAAGAATACAAAAGCAAAACCCCATTGGCCCATTGCTTTATTTGTATCCTGATCGCCGTTCTGATGTTTGGAATATACACGTATAGCGCCAAATACTCCGATTATGGCAGCTATAACGTATAAAAATGTGGTAATTGGTTCAACAATGCTTTGAAGTTCGCCTGTTGCCGCTGACAATCCGCTTGCCAGTCCTCCTGATTTTTGAGCAAAACCAATTGAGGTAACTAATAATAATAATGGTGATAACGCTTTTTTCATAATATATAAAGTTTAAATTATTACTTCTTTATATTCTGAAAGCGCCTTTAAAATCTATTTTTCAGTATCTATATCATTATCTAATAGTAATTGATCTAGACTGTTATTAGTGTTTAATTCTCTTTCGAGATCATTAATATCTTCTAACGTTTTACGCCAGTCACTGTTTTCATTTTCTGAAATTACAGGCTTAGCGTTAACTTTATTGTATACCGGAGCGCTTTCAAAATTATCGGCTAATTTATGAAAATTTTTAACACTCGGTTCATCTTCGTTAAAATTTTTAATAATATGTCTTTTTTTTAATTTTCTCTCATAGAGTATTAAGACAAGATAATATAGCAGTATTATAGCAATACCGCTTATTATATATACTGGATTTATATTTAAAAACTTATCCATGCTTTAGATCATTTTTTTCATAAGCGCTTCAATATCTTCTTTATTTTCCTCTAGGAATGAAGTAAAGATTGCATTTGTTAAATCATTAAGATTCACTTTAGATGATAACGCCAGCATTTTTAATTTATATTGAAGTTGTGGTGTTACAATTAAAGATGTTTTTTCTTTATTTTTAATTGGATTTTTTTCGTTGTACAATGCAATTATATTTTCTATAAACTCCTTATTGTTTTTAGATTTTGATTTTCTAGTTTGATCTGGTTTTATGTTTGCCACATGATTAACCTCGTCTTTAGCTTGGTCATTAATATTTTGAATTTCTTCTTTTTCTTCTTCTTGAACGTCATTGTTTAATTCTCCAGGTTCTGTTACAGCTTTTTCCTTTCCCTGTGGTTCAGTCTTAGACAAGTCATTTAAACTCGCACCAGTTGCAATTGCAGATATGAAACTATTATTATTCTTTTTCATTTTTATTCTTGTTTATATTTTTTAAAATTTCTTCCATTAATCCTATAATTGGTTTGTCATAATTTGGATACAAAGTAGAAAGTAGTCCTTTATTACCGTCTCTTAAATAAAGACTAACGTATTTTTTTCTTCTATTAATTACATTGTCCAAAACATTAAAACCATTAGTCTTGAGATCATTGATTAACATATTGTATGTTCCTGATGCAACACTATCAACATTATTTAATACAATTCCATAATTCATATCGCTGTTAGCAGAAATTGGGGCAATTACACTTGCAACAAATGAAATTGTACTTCTTACAACATCAAACTCAGTACTTGTGGGAACTATAATATAATCAAATATTTTGATAAAATCTTCATTATAACCCTCGGTATTCACTGTACCTACAACATCAATGATTGTGTATTCATAATTGCTCTTTAGAAGATCAATTTTTGAAGTTACATCTTGAATGTCACCTTTATAAATATTAATAGGTACAAAATCATTTTTATATATATTTTGAACCTTTGATGAATAGAAATTGTTTCCATCTTCTAAAGCGAGTTTTAATAATGATGCTTCTTCATTTCGAATTGCGTCGATTGAATATTGGGGGTTATCAGAATC
The Flavobacterium sp. GSB-24 genome window above contains:
- a CDS encoding TraG family conjugative transposon ATPase, with protein sequence MKQVNLDSIRPIWTIDDDNTILSKIGSYSRIFELKLPAIFTMSTKEYERCMNEFNSIFSVLPDYTIIHKMDIYFKKKFNSNKIQNRNDDFLKSAYKAKFNEAPLLEHKTYLIISQSSPTIKKNNSLTSLVFKNNFVPKELKSTQVKNEFDVAVERIKSIFKESQSFELRGLDRKEIETLCDQYENMNFGELKFSSEIFQDSTKTKIGTNFISSLAVNSLECLPNEYENTYVDTKFSTDKSSVKFSIYHPIGLGFKENHIVNQVWIKESKEDIKIELKNIDNYNKTFLAQDTANPLNLEDSQSYAQKLEEGYFPVSYHSNVMLWDADQSNLEFLQNKLIANFNSINFRPNVAWNEVLPLWLSCYPGNIADLGYFDQTFKLLDIQASALSIYETTSTDDISEFGMQLADRYNGTPLYVDISDLPMKIGTTTNRNKMIIGPSGSGKSFTTNHMVNSYLDFNTHMVIVDVGDSYERLCKLRGGTYLTFTTEKPISFNPFYVERGDLEEEYDANGKVKITATRNKINIEKKESLIKLIFTLWKKNAGDETKDEDAIIREALNEYYDHIDKTNEFMDFNSYYKFMVEVYFPKIADTKQSNLINANSFENVLRMFYQGGEYDYLLNSKENIDLLHQKLIIFELDNIKDHSILFPIVTLMIMDTFITKMRLLKGTRKVLLLEEAWKAITKEGMAEFLKYLFKTVRKHFGEAWLVTQELDDIIGNKIVKDTVLKNCGAKILLDMREYANDFDAIQASLSLSDKAKEQILSLNRNNLPGGKYKEVFIGLGNEGTIYGLNVSKEEYATYTTEKSEKEKIELLADQYGDLETGIKMFADKM
- a CDS encoding DUF4134 family protein; its protein translation is MKKALSPLLLLVTSIGFAQKSGGLASGLSAATGELQSIVEPITTFLYVIAAIIGVFGAIRVYSKHQNGDQDTNKAMGQWGFAFVFLIAAGFIIKATFSV
- a CDS encoding ParA family protein, whose protein sequence is MGKIIGLLNQKGGVGKSTLAMHLAMALYHNLNFKKESNFVALYDSDNPQYSIDAIRNEEASLLKLALEDGNNFYSSKVQNIYKNDFVPINIYKGDIQDVTSKIDLLKSNYEYTIIDVVGTVNTEGYNEDFIKIFDYIIVPTSTEFDVVRSTISFVASVIAPISANSDMNYGIVLNNVDSVASGTYNMLINDLKTNGFNVLDNVINRRKKYVSLYLRDGNKGLLSTLYPNYDKPIIGLMEEILKNINKNKNEKE